Proteins encoded within one genomic window of Flavobacterium sp. NG2:
- the pdxH gene encoding pyridoxamine 5'-phosphate oxidase: MKDISNYRKSYEKSELLESMIPEDPINLFNRWFHEVEDFGGNEEVNAMTIATIGLDGFPKSRVVLLKRFSEEGFIFYTNYNSEKGKAILNNPNVCLSFFWHSMERQVIIKGKAEKTTEIISDNYFDSRPDGSKLGAIVSNQSQVIPSRDYLENELKKIEKDFENKPILRPKNWGGFIVSPIEVEFWQGRANRLHDRIRYTLQQDYSWKIERMAP, encoded by the coding sequence ATGAAAGATATAAGTAATTATCGAAAATCTTATGAAAAAAGTGAACTCTTAGAATCTATGATTCCAGAGGATCCAATTAATCTTTTTAATCGATGGTTTCATGAAGTAGAGGATTTTGGAGGTAATGAGGAAGTAAATGCGATGACAATTGCAACAATTGGTTTGGATGGTTTTCCTAAATCAAGAGTTGTATTATTGAAAAGATTCTCAGAGGAAGGTTTTATATTTTATACCAATTATAATTCTGAAAAAGGAAAAGCAATTCTAAATAACCCTAATGTTTGTTTGTCTTTTTTTTGGCATTCGATGGAAAGACAGGTAATTATTAAAGGAAAAGCAGAAAAGACAACAGAAATTATCTCCGATAATTATTTTGATTCAAGACCTGATGGAAGTAAATTAGGCGCTATTGTTTCTAATCAAAGCCAAGTGATTCCATCTCGAGATTATTTGGAAAATGAATTAAAAAAAATAGAAAAGGATTTTGAAAACAAACCTATTTTACGACCAAAAAATTGGGGAGGTTTTATAGTCAGTCCTATTGAGGTTGAATTTTGGCAAGGAAGGGCTAATCGTTTGCACGACAGAATTCGTTATACTTTACAGCAAGATTATTCGTGGAAAATAGAACGTATGGCACCCTAA